The DNA window GTTCCATCCCTCCTACATCCTGCGGAACTATACGACCGAGACACGACGGGCTGTGTGGGACGACTTGAAACAGGCCAAGGCCAGACTGGAAACTCCGTCGCCGGGTTAAGGCGATCGATCAGAAATTCGCTCCGGCATCCGCTTCGCATGGCTGAGAAAGTATCGCCTGGTGGACGAGAAGATTGCAGTATTTTCAGGCGTACCCCGCAGCCCGCAACCCGGCTGCGGATTTTAGGAGGCAACGAACATGACACCGCTTTTTCGCCTGATTCTCCGGCCCTCTGTCGTACGTGGGGAAAATTTTGTCCGGGCGGGGATCGCCTGTTAGATTCCGCCCTGCACATTCGGCCCGGTGCTTGCAGCCGGCGCAACGTGGGAAAGGTCCGAGACACCGGATCTGCAGCGACGATTTCGATTTTTCCGAACTGATACCAAAGCGACTCCGCGCATGACCACCACTCACATGCCAACGCGTGAAGTGATCCGTCGCGCCCCTGACAGGGCTCACGATCACTCCGGACCACACCCCCTCGACCCGGCGGTATGGCAGCGAATCCTCAACAACGTCCGCATTCATCACCCGACGCTGAACCGCGTCTGGTTCGACCAGATGTCGCCGCGGCAGCTGACCAATGGCGTGATCCAGGCGACGGTGCAGACGCCGGCACAGCTCAACTTCTGCCAGAGCCAGTGCCAGCAACCGTTCACCGCCGCCGCCCAGGCAATCACCGGGCGGCTGGTCTCGGTCAGCTTTCACTGCGACAACTTGCCGCGCACGGGCGGCGGAATCTTCAACGACCACGATCAGCCCCTGCAGCTCAATCCGGACCTGACGTTCGAGAACTTCGTCATCGGGCCCTGCAATCGCCTGGCCCACGCGGCGTCAACCGCCGTCGGCGAACAGCCGGGCAAGGCGTATAACCCGCTGTTCATCCACGGCGGCGTCGGCCTGGGCAAGACGCACCTTCTCCAAGCGATCAGCCAGCGCGTACTCGAGCGCGACGCGGGACTGCGCATCCTCTATCTGTCCTGCGACTCGTTCATCAACCAGTTCATGAACGCCGTCGAGAATGGCGAGATGAATCAGTTCCGTCACCGCTATCGCGATGTCGACATCCTGATCATCGACGACATCCACTTCCTCGCCGGCCGCGACCGGACGCAGGAGGAGTTCTTCCATACCTTCAACACGCTCTATCAGGGCCACAAGCAGATCATCCTGAGCGCCGACTGCCCGCCGAGCGAAATCCCCGAACTGGAAGAGCGACTGGTCAGCCGGTTCAATTGGGGCTTGGTCGCACCGATCGACAAGCCCTGCTACGAGACGCGCGTCGCGATCGTGAAGAAGAAGTCGAAGATGCGCGGCCTCGAACTCCCCGACGACGTGGTCTGCTATGTCGCCGCCAAGATCGACAACAACACCCGCGAGCTGGAAGGTGCGATCACCAAGCTGCAGGGTATGTCGATGCTGCACGAAGGCCGCATCGACATGGAAGTCGCCAAGGCCGCCCTCGGCGAAACGGTCAATGCCGAGCAGAAGCGGGTGACGATCCAGCACATCCTGGACGCGGTCACCAAGTACTACAATGTCCGACTGAGCGATCTGCAGAGCAAGCGGCGTCACAAGAGCATCGCCTTCCCCCGGCAGGTCTGCATGTACCTCGCCCGGCGGCACACGCGGTTCAGCCTCGAGGAAATCGGCGGCTACTTCGGCGGTCGCGATCACACGACCGTTATGCACGCCGTCCGGACGGTCACCGCCGACGTGGCCGAAGACCCGGAAGTGGCGCAGCAACTGAACCGGCTCGAAGCGCAACTGACGAACTGAGCGCCTCCGAGACACTGCCGCTCAGCCTGGCCCGTTCGTACAGCATCGCTCCTGACAAGGCCCGCCCCTCGGCGGGCCTTGTCTCGTTCCTACCTGCCACTGCGGGTCTTTGACATCCGTCCGGATCGCTGAAAGATGTCGGCGTGTTGCAACGGTTGATTGCCCCCGACCCCGTCGAGTTCGACCCGCTCCGTCGAGCCGCATTCATTGCGGCCCGCGACATCTGCCGTCGGAACGCCCGCAGCTTTTACTTCGCGTCGCATTTCCTCCCGCTTCAAAAGCGATACGCCGCATACGCCGTCTACGCTTTTTGCCGCCTCCTCGACGACGCGATCGACCTCGACGCCGAGTCGTCGCCGCCCGCAGGCGTTACGACGCCCGCGGCCGGCGAGGCCAGGTTGGCTCGATTGAGCGCGACGCTCGACCGCTTCCGCGCCACGCTGGATCGCGCTTATGCCGCGGGGAATGACGAGCCTTCTTCGTTCGACCAGACGTCAATGGCGCTTCATGCGTTCTCGCTGACGGTCCGACGATACCGGATCGACAAGCAGCACTTCCTCGACCTTGCCGAGGGATGCCGGATGGACCTGACGGTCTCGCGGTACGCCACCTGGAAAGACCTCGAGCGATACTGCTATCTCGTCGCCGGCGTCGTTGGTTTGATCATGTGCCCGATCTTCGGCCTCGGCGACGCCCGGGCGGTTGAGCAGGCGGTGCTCATGGGCAACGCGATGCAACTGACAAACATCCTGCGGGATGTTCGCCAGGACTGGGAACTCGGCCGCGTCTACCTTCCCCTCGAAGACCTCGACCGCTTTGGGTACCAGGAAGCGGACATCGCGACGGGTGTCGTCGACGACCGGTTCCGCCGCCTGATGCGGTTCGAGATCGACCGCGCAAGAGATCTCTACATGCGTGGGGCGGCGGGGCTTTGCCATCTCGCCAGCGACGGAAGCCGGTTGACCGCTTCCGCGATGGCAGTCATTTACAGCGGCATCCTGGGGGCGATCGAACGGGCCGGGTACGACGTCTACGCGTCGCGGGCGCACCTGACCACCGCACAGAAACTCGCCCGACTGCCGTCGGCCTGGCGGCTTTCGCGGCGCGATGCGGGTGATGTGGTTCCGGCGGTTTTCTGACGTCTAAGCTGGCGCCCCGTCGTACCCTTCCGCGCCCCGTGCGCTTGGCGGGCAAGCCCGCCGGCTACACAGTTGGCACGCCTCTCCTAGATCTCGTTCATCCACTGCAGGCGGCCCTGGTTGCTCTTGATGTAGAACAGGGTCGCCTTCTTCCAGCCCTCGTACTTGCCCTTGTCGCGCTTCTGCGCGAGCGCCGTCAGTTCCGCCGAGCTGCTGAGATTGGGTGGTTCGGCTTCACCGTAGCCCATGTTCTCGCGCAGCGTCTTGGTCGACGTTTCGAGGTCCGACTTCATCGTCTTGATCGCCGCGAGCTTCTGCTTCTTGATGTCCAGGTTGTTCTCGTCGAACACTTCGTTCTGTGTCTTGTCGATGTCGGTGCCCAGCTTCTTGATCTTCCTGAAAAGCTGATCGATCCGCTCCCACCAGATGCGGTCCATCTTGCGGTCGATGAACTCGTCAAGCTCCTTGTCGAAC is part of the Humisphaera borealis genome and encodes:
- the dnaA gene encoding chromosomal replication initiator protein DnaA gives rise to the protein MTTTHMPTREVIRRAPDRAHDHSGPHPLDPAVWQRILNNVRIHHPTLNRVWFDQMSPRQLTNGVIQATVQTPAQLNFCQSQCQQPFTAAAQAITGRLVSVSFHCDNLPRTGGGIFNDHDQPLQLNPDLTFENFVIGPCNRLAHAASTAVGEQPGKAYNPLFIHGGVGLGKTHLLQAISQRVLERDAGLRILYLSCDSFINQFMNAVENGEMNQFRHRYRDVDILIIDDIHFLAGRDRTQEEFFHTFNTLYQGHKQIILSADCPPSEIPELEERLVSRFNWGLVAPIDKPCYETRVAIVKKKSKMRGLELPDDVVCYVAAKIDNNTRELEGAITKLQGMSMLHEGRIDMEVAKAALGETVNAEQKRVTIQHILDAVTKYYNVRLSDLQSKRRHKSIAFPRQVCMYLARRHTRFSLEEIGGYFGGRDHTTVMHAVRTVTADVAEDPEVAQQLNRLEAQLTN
- a CDS encoding phytoene/squalene synthase family protein, giving the protein MLQRLIAPDPVEFDPLRRAAFIAARDICRRNARSFYFASHFLPLQKRYAAYAVYAFCRLLDDAIDLDAESSPPAGVTTPAAGEARLARLSATLDRFRATLDRAYAAGNDEPSSFDQTSMALHAFSLTVRRYRIDKQHFLDLAEGCRMDLTVSRYATWKDLERYCYLVAGVVGLIMCPIFGLGDARAVEQAVLMGNAMQLTNILRDVRQDWELGRVYLPLEDLDRFGYQEADIATGVVDDRFRRLMRFEIDRARDLYMRGAAGLCHLASDGSRLTASAMAVIYSGILGAIERAGYDVYASRAHLTTAQKLARLPSAWRLSRRDAGDVVPAVF